In Streptomyces seoulensis, the following are encoded in one genomic region:
- the rplC gene encoding 50S ribosomal protein L3: MAKQIKGILGEKLGMTQVWDENNRVVPVTVVKAGPNVVTQVRTNDVDGYESVQIAFGEIDPRKVNKPLKGHFAKADVTPRRHLVELRTSDASDYTLGQEITAEVFESGVKVDVTAKSKGKGFAGVMKRHNFKGGKASHGAHRVHRMPGSIGGCATPGRVFKGMRMAGRMGNERVTTQNLTVHAVDAEKGLLLIKGAVPGPNGGLVLVRTAAKGA; encoded by the coding sequence ATGGCTAAGCAGATCAAGGGCATCCTGGGCGAGAAGCTCGGCATGACGCAGGTGTGGGACGAGAACAACCGTGTTGTTCCGGTCACCGTCGTCAAGGCCGGCCCCAACGTCGTCACCCAGGTCCGTACGAACGACGTCGACGGCTACGAGTCGGTCCAGATCGCCTTCGGCGAGATCGACCCGCGCAAGGTGAACAAGCCCCTCAAGGGCCACTTCGCCAAGGCCGACGTCACCCCGCGCCGCCACCTGGTGGAGCTCCGCACCTCCGACGCCAGCGACTACACGCTGGGCCAGGAGATCACTGCCGAGGTCTTCGAGTCGGGCGTCAAGGTCGACGTCACCGCGAAGAGCAAGGGCAAGGGCTTCGCGGGTGTCATGAAGCGCCACAACTTCAAGGGTGGCAAGGCGTCCCACGGTGCCCACCGTGTGCACCGCATGCCTGGTTCCATCGGTGGCTGTGCCACCCCCGGCCGTGTCTTCAAGGGCATGCGCATGGCGGGTCGCATGGGCAACGAGCGGGTGACCACCCAGAACCTGACCGTTCACGCCGTTGACGCGGAGAAGGGCCTGCTCCTCATCAAGGGCGCGGTTCCTGGTCCGAACGGCGGCCTCGTCCTGGTCCGCACCGCGGCCAAGGGGGCCTGA
- the rpsJ gene encoding 30S ribosomal protein S10, which translates to MAGQKIRIRLKAYDHEVIDSSAKKIVETVTRTGASVAGPVPLPTEKNVYCVIKSPHKYKDSREHFEMRTHKRLIDILDPTPKTVDSLMRLDLPAGVDIEIKL; encoded by the coding sequence ATGGCGGGACAGAAGATCCGCATCCGGCTCAAGGCCTACGACCACGAGGTCATCGACTCCTCGGCGAAGAAGATCGTCGAGACGGTGACCCGCACTGGTGCGTCGGTCGCGGGCCCGGTGCCGCTGCCCACTGAGAAGAACGTGTACTGCGTCATCAAGTCGCCGCACAAGTACAAGGACTCGCGCGAGCACTTCGAGATGCGCACGCACAAGCGCCTGATCGACATCCTCGACCCGACGCCCAAGACCGTTGACTCCCTGATGCGACTCGACCTCCCGGCCGGTGTCGACATCGAGATCAAGCTCTAG